DNA sequence from the Pedobacter schmidteae genome:
ACTTATTTTTAATGATTTTTGTACTAATATTAAATATTTTTTTCACCGATTAGCACGTTAGATAACTATGGATTTGTTTAGCAACCCTATACCTGAATTTAATAATTTACTCCCTTACGATGGCACGGTAAATTACTACGGTAAGATCATGCCTTTACAAACCGCCACCCATTATTTAAATACACTATTGAATACCATTGATTGGAAGAATGATGAAGCCATTATCTTCGGAAAACACATTCTGACTAAACGAAAAGTAGCCTGGTATGGCGATACGGACTTTGAATACACTTATTCTAACGCGACTAAAAGAGCACTAGCCTGGACCAGCCCCCTGCTGGAACTAAAGGCAATTGCCGAACAGAAACTGGGAGAAACTTTCAATTCCTGCTTGCTAAACCTGTATCATAATGGCGACGAAGGCATGGCATGGCACAGTGATGGAGAAAAAGACCTGAAAAAGAACGGAGCAATAGGTTCCATGAGTTTTGGCGCCGAAAGAAAGTTTGCCTTTAAACATAAACAAAGTAAACAAACTGTCTCCCTAATCCTCGAACATGGGAGC
Encoded proteins:
- a CDS encoding alpha-ketoglutarate-dependent dioxygenase AlkB is translated as MDLFSNPIPEFNNLLPYDGTVNYYGKIMPLQTATHYLNTLLNTIDWKNDEAIIFGKHILTKRKVAWYGDTDFEYTYSNATKRALAWTSPLLELKAIAEQKLGETFNSCLLNLYHNGDEGMAWHSDGEKDLKKNGAIGSMSFGAERKFAFKHKQSKQTVSLILEHGSLLVMKDTTQTNWLHRLPPTKQPHQARVNLTFRTIEI